The following proteins are encoded in a genomic region of Amycolatopsis sulphurea:
- a CDS encoding MoaD/ThiS family protein translates to MAVTVSIPTILRTHTGGEKSVAAAGKTVLEVIDDVESRHAGIKARLVKEEKLHRFINVYVNDEDVRFAGGLEAEVKDGDTLTILPAVAGGAR, encoded by the coding sequence CGTCTCCATCCCGACCATCCTGCGTACGCACACCGGCGGCGAGAAGTCCGTCGCAGCGGCGGGCAAGACCGTCCTCGAGGTGATAGACGACGTCGAGTCGCGCCACGCCGGGATCAAGGCGCGCCTGGTCAAGGAGGAGAAGCTGCACCGCTTCATCAACGTGTACGTCAACGACGAGGACGTACGCTTCGCCGGTGGTCTCGAGGCGGAGGTGAAGGACGGCGACACGCTCACCATCCTGCCCGCCGTGGCCGGCGGCGCGCGCTGA
- a CDS encoding PLP-dependent cysteine synthase family protein, whose protein sequence is MARYESLLDALGGTPLVGLPRLSPTHDVRLWAKLEDRNPTGSIKDRPALAMIEAAEKEGRLRRGSTILEPTSGNTGISLAMAAKLKGYGLVCVMPENTSSERKQLLQAYGARIVFSPAAGGSNEAVRRAKELSEQNPDWVMLYQYGNPANADAHYRGTGPELLKDLPTLTHFVGGLGTTGTLVGVGRYLHEAKPDVQIIAAEPRYGELVYGLRNLDEGFVPELYDPTVLNGRYSVGAYDALRRTRDLLEHEGIFAGISTGAVLHAALAVAEKAAAKGEKADVAFVVADGGWKYLSTGAYAGSLDEAAERLDGQLWA, encoded by the coding sequence ATGGCCCGTTACGAGTCGCTTCTCGACGCGCTCGGCGGCACCCCGCTCGTCGGGCTGCCGCGGCTGTCGCCGACGCACGACGTGCGGCTGTGGGCGAAGCTCGAGGACCGCAACCCGACCGGCTCGATCAAGGACCGCCCCGCGCTGGCCATGATCGAGGCGGCCGAAAAGGAAGGCCGGCTCCGGCGCGGGTCCACCATCCTGGAGCCGACCTCGGGCAACACCGGGATCTCGCTCGCCATGGCCGCCAAGCTCAAGGGCTACGGCCTGGTGTGCGTGATGCCGGAGAACACGTCTAGCGAACGCAAGCAGCTGTTGCAGGCGTACGGCGCGCGGATCGTGTTCTCGCCGGCCGCAGGCGGTTCGAACGAAGCGGTGCGGCGAGCCAAGGAGCTGTCCGAGCAGAACCCGGACTGGGTGATGCTCTACCAGTACGGCAACCCCGCCAACGCCGATGCGCACTACCGTGGCACCGGCCCGGAGCTGCTGAAGGACTTGCCGACGCTCACTCACTTCGTCGGCGGTCTCGGCACCACCGGCACGCTCGTGGGCGTGGGCCGGTACCTACATGAGGCGAAGCCGGACGTACAGATCATCGCGGCCGAGCCGCGGTACGGCGAACTCGTGTACGGGCTGCGAAACCTCGACGAAGGCTTCGTACCCGAGCTGTACGACCCCACCGTGCTGAACGGCCGCTACTCCGTCGGCGCGTACGACGCGCTTCGCCGCACGCGCGACCTGCTGGAGCACGAAGGCATCTTCGCCGGCATCTCGACCGGCGCGGTGCTGCACGCGGCACTCGCGGTAGCTGAGAAGGCCGCAGCGAAAGGCGAAAAAGCCGACGTTGCCTTCGTCGTCGCAGACGGGGGCTGGAAGTACCTCTCCACCGGCGCGTACGCAGGCTCGCTGGACGAAGCAGCCGAGCGCCTCGACGGCCAGCTCTGGGCCTGA
- a CDS encoding rhomboid family intramembrane serine protease: MSTLPPLPTPPTGGGANQATDVAKRILPPNPKAAAFVALGFTLVLYLVELADVILPGDLDHAGIVSRQAGGLDGVLWAPLLHAGWSHLFSNTVPVLVFSFLAMAAGIGRWVVVTAIIWLVSGLGVWLVGPADTYTVGASGLAFGWLAYLLVRGLFHRSMPQILVAVVLLGVWSGMLWGLLPGDPGVSWQGHLFGALAGVLAAWLTSRGERGKATKALPASPGNLGA; encoded by the coding sequence GTGAGCACATTGCCTCCCCTTCCGACGCCGCCCACGGGTGGTGGTGCGAATCAGGCCACGGATGTGGCGAAGCGAATCCTGCCGCCGAATCCGAAGGCCGCGGCGTTCGTTGCGCTTGGCTTCACTTTGGTGCTCTACCTGGTGGAGCTGGCCGATGTGATTCTGCCGGGGGATCTGGACCACGCCGGGATCGTGTCGCGGCAGGCCGGCGGGCTCGACGGCGTCCTCTGGGCGCCGCTGCTGCACGCCGGCTGGTCGCACCTGTTCTCCAACACGGTGCCGGTGCTGGTGTTCTCGTTCCTCGCGATGGCAGCGGGCATCGGCCGCTGGGTGGTGGTCACCGCGATCATCTGGCTGGTGTCCGGGCTCGGCGTATGGCTCGTGGGGCCGGCCGATACCTACACCGTCGGGGCTTCCGGGCTCGCCTTCGGCTGGCTGGCCTACCTGCTGGTGCGGGGATTGTTCCACCGCTCGATGCCCCAGATCCTGGTCGCCGTGGTGCTGCTCGGGGTGTGGAGCGGGATGCTGTGGGGTCTGTTGCCGGGCGATCCGGGCGTCTCCTGGCAGGGGCATTTGTTCGGCGCGCTCGCCGGGGTCCTGGCGGCGTGGCTGACTTCACGTGGGGAGCGGGGTAAAGCGACGAAGGCGCTTCCGGCGTCTCCCGGTAACCTCGGGGCGTGA
- the murI gene encoding glutamate racemase, producing MSFPDAPIGVFDSGVGGLTVARSILELLPAEKLRYVGDTARNPYGPLPIATARAYALEALDSLVESGVKALVIACNTASAACLRDARERYDVPVVEVVLPAARRAAVATHSGRVGVIGTEGTVRSRAYDDAFAAAPDVQLTSVACPRFVDFVERGITSGRQILGLAQGYLQPLLEAEVDTLVLGCTHYPLLSGVLQIVMGQDVTLVSSADETAKDLYRVLTERELLVERAGAPQHEFVATGSPEPFTRLAQRFMGFAPGVLAPASA from the coding sequence GTGAGTTTCCCCGACGCGCCGATCGGTGTCTTCGATTCCGGCGTCGGTGGTCTCACCGTCGCGCGCTCGATCCTTGAGCTGCTGCCTGCCGAGAAGCTGCGCTACGTCGGTGACACCGCCCGCAACCCATACGGCCCGCTGCCCATTGCCACAGCACGCGCGTACGCGCTCGAAGCGCTCGACAGTCTCGTCGAGAGTGGCGTGAAAGCGTTGGTGATCGCGTGCAACACGGCTTCGGCAGCGTGCTTGCGTGACGCGCGCGAGCGCTACGACGTGCCAGTGGTGGAGGTCGTGTTGCCTGCCGCGCGGAGGGCTGCGGTGGCCACACACAGTGGGCGCGTAGGCGTGATCGGCACCGAGGGCACTGTGCGTTCGAGAGCGTATGACGACGCCTTCGCGGCAGCTCCGGACGTACAGCTCACCAGTGTGGCTTGCCCACGCTTCGTCGACTTCGTCGAGCGCGGCATCACGTCGGGGCGGCAGATCCTCGGGCTCGCGCAGGGATACCTGCAGCCGTTGCTCGAAGCCGAGGTCGACACGCTCGTACTCGGGTGTACGCACTATCCGCTGCTGTCCGGCGTGCTGCAGATCGTCATGGGCCAGGACGTCACCCTGGTTTCGAGTGCCGACGAGACCGCGAAGGATCTTTACCGTGTGCTCACCGAGCGCGAGCTGCTCGTGGAACGAGCCGGCGCGCCGCAACACGAGTTCGTCGCGACCGGTTCGCCGGAACCGTTCACCAGGCTGGCGCAGCGGTTCATGGGTTTCGCGCCCGGTGTGCTGGCCCCGGCCAGCGCGTGA
- a CDS encoding MBL fold metallo-hydrolase gives MRLTILGCSGSVPGPNAAASGYLLEAEGFRLGLELGNGAFAQLQTVLDPFELDALLLSHLHSDHCADVNALTVLRRYHPAPPYPARPRRLPVYAPPDAPSRLGHLYAADPAERASVDLSDVYEFHALREETVVIGPFDVTAVAVYHPTPAFGLRITYGGSILAYTGDTGKCRVLGELADGVDVLLSEASWTDGENRPKGVHLSGKEAGELAKEAGVGRLLLTHIAPWTDRQAVLAEARAVFPEAELVSQGAVYEI, from the coding sequence GTGCGACTGACGATCCTCGGGTGCTCCGGCAGCGTCCCCGGGCCGAATGCCGCCGCGTCCGGGTACTTGCTGGAGGCGGAGGGTTTCCGGCTCGGGCTCGAACTCGGGAACGGGGCGTTCGCTCAGCTCCAGACCGTGCTCGATCCGTTCGAACTGGACGCGCTTCTCCTGTCGCACTTGCATTCCGACCATTGCGCAGACGTCAATGCGCTCACCGTGCTGCGGCGCTACCACCCGGCACCGCCGTACCCGGCCCGGCCGCGGCGGTTGCCGGTGTACGCGCCGCCGGACGCTCCGTCGCGTCTCGGGCATCTGTACGCGGCCGACCCTGCTGAACGAGCGTCCGTGGATCTGTCGGACGTGTACGAGTTCCATGCGCTGCGCGAAGAGACTGTGGTGATCGGGCCGTTCGACGTCACGGCAGTAGCGGTGTATCACCCGACGCCGGCGTTCGGCCTTCGCATCACGTACGGCGGCAGCATTCTTGCGTACACCGGTGATACCGGGAAGTGTCGCGTACTCGGCGAGCTGGCCGATGGCGTCGACGTACTGCTTTCTGAAGCGTCTTGGACGGATGGTGAGAACCGGCCCAAGGGCGTGCACCTTTCCGGTAAAGAAGCCGGTGAGCTGGCCAAGGAAGCCGGGGTCGGGCGGTTGCTGCTCACCCACATCGCGCCGTGGACCGACCGGCAGGCGGTGCTCGCCGAGGCGCGGGCGGTCTTTCCCGAAGCCGAGCTGGTGAGCCAGGGCGCGGTCTACGAGATCTGA
- the rph gene encoding ribonuclease PH — protein MARKDGRTDDQLREIKITRGFQKWPAGSVLIEFGNTRVLCAASVTEGVPRWRAGSGLGWVTAEYAMLPSATNTRSDRESVKGRIGGRTHEISRLIGRSLRACIDLAALGENTIVIDCDVIQADGGTRTAAVTGGYVALADAITWLAAANRLNDPKPLSASVAAVSVGVVDGRVRLDLPYEEDARAEVDMNVVATDAGTLIEVQGTGEGATFARSTLDTMLDLAQAGCAELTVKQNEALALPYPGELPEPRPDKKKGAK, from the coding sequence GTGGCGAGAAAAGACGGCAGGACCGACGACCAGCTCCGCGAGATCAAGATCACCCGTGGGTTCCAGAAGTGGCCGGCCGGTTCGGTGCTCATCGAGTTCGGCAACACCCGCGTGCTGTGCGCGGCCAGCGTCACCGAGGGCGTGCCGCGCTGGCGGGCCGGCTCCGGGCTGGGCTGGGTGACCGCGGAGTACGCGATGCTGCCCTCGGCGACCAACACCCGCAGCGACCGCGAGTCGGTGAAGGGCCGCATCGGCGGGCGTACGCACGAGATTTCCCGGCTCATCGGCCGTTCGCTGCGGGCCTGCATCGACCTGGCCGCCCTCGGCGAGAACACGATCGTGATCGACTGCGACGTGATCCAGGCCGACGGCGGCACCCGCACCGCGGCCGTGACCGGTGGCTACGTGGCGCTGGCCGACGCGATCACCTGGCTGGCCGCGGCGAACCGGCTGAACGACCCGAAGCCCCTGTCGGCTTCCGTGGCCGCCGTAAGCGTCGGCGTGGTCGATGGCCGTGTACGCCTGGACCTCCCGTACGAGGAGGACGCGCGCGCGGAGGTGGACATGAACGTGGTCGCCACCGATGCCGGCACCCTGATCGAGGTGCAGGGCACCGGCGAGGGCGCCACCTTCGCCCGGTCCACCTTGGACACCATGCTGGACCTGGCGCAGGCTGGCTGCGCGGAGCTGACCGTCAAGCAGAACGAGGCGCTCGCCCTGCCCTATCCCGGTGAACTGCCCGAACCCCGGCCGGACAAGAAGAAGGGTGCGAAATGA
- the rdgB gene encoding RdgB/HAM1 family non-canonical purine NTP pyrophosphatase, which translates to MTRVLLATRNQKKLGELRRILAAEGVAGIEIVGLADIPEFPEAPETAPDFEGNAVAKARDAVAATGLPAIADDSGLAVDALNGMPGVLSARWSGKHGDDEANLDLVLAQLTDTPAARRGAAFVCAAALVTPTGKETVVRAEWRGTLTTEKRGTNGFGYDPIFTPDGKDKTSAELHPAEKDEQSHRGKALRALLPEIAKLAIA; encoded by the coding sequence ATGACCCGGGTCCTGCTGGCCACCCGCAATCAGAAGAAACTCGGTGAACTGCGCCGGATCCTGGCCGCCGAGGGCGTCGCCGGAATCGAGATCGTCGGATTGGCCGACATTCCGGAATTCCCGGAGGCCCCGGAAACCGCCCCTGATTTCGAAGGCAATGCGGTGGCCAAGGCCAGGGACGCAGTGGCGGCCACCGGCCTGCCCGCCATTGCCGATGATTCCGGCCTGGCCGTCGATGCGTTGAACGGAATGCCCGGTGTCCTCTCCGCCCGCTGGTCCGGAAAACACGGAGACGACGAAGCGAACCTGGACCTGGTGCTGGCCCAGCTGACCGACACTCCCGCCGCCCGCCGCGGCGCCGCCTTCGTCTGCGCCGCCGCCCTGGTCACCCCCACCGGCAAGGAAACCGTCGTCCGAGCCGAATGGCGCGGCACCCTGACCACGGAGAAACGGGGCACCAACGGCTTCGGCTACGACCCCATCTTCACCCCCGACGGCAAGGACAAAACCTCGGCAGAACTCCACCCCGCCGAAAAGGACGAACAATCCCACCGAGGCAAAGCCCTACGCGCTTTACTCCCGGAAATAGCAAAACTGGCCATCGCATAA
- the bcp gene encoding thioredoxin-dependent thiol peroxidase, producing MTERLSPGDPAPGFTLPDSTGKDVSLSDFRGESVVVYFYPAAGTPGCTKQACDFRDRLAELNDAGFQVLGISPDKPEKLAKFVEAEGLTFPLLSDPDKQVLTAWGAFGEKKNYGRIVQGVIRSTFVIDAEGKIAKALYNVRATGHVAKLIRDLGLAS from the coding sequence ATGACCGAGCGACTTTCTCCCGGCGACCCCGCCCCCGGCTTCACCCTGCCCGACAGCACGGGCAAGGACGTCTCGCTGAGCGACTTCCGCGGCGAGTCCGTGGTGGTGTATTTCTACCCGGCCGCGGGCACGCCCGGCTGCACGAAGCAGGCCTGCGACTTCCGCGACCGCCTCGCCGAGCTGAACGACGCCGGCTTCCAGGTGCTCGGCATTTCCCCGGACAAGCCGGAGAAGCTCGCCAAATTCGTCGAGGCCGAGGGGCTGACCTTCCCGCTGCTGTCCGATCCGGACAAGCAGGTGCTCACCGCGTGGGGCGCGTTCGGCGAGAAGAAGAACTACGGCCGCATCGTGCAGGGCGTGATCCGCTCGACCTTCGTCATCGACGCGGAGGGCAAGATCGCCAAGGCGCTCTACAACGTCCGCGCGACCGGCCACGTCGCCAAGCTGATCCGGGATCTCGGGCTCGCCTCCTGA
- a CDS encoding metalloregulator ArsR/SmtB family transcription factor, whose amino-acid sequence MERIAAALGDAARWRLVELLAERPRTVGELAELAGLRQPQATKHLQTLARAGLVAVFPLGQRRVYAAEAGPLGQLARRVQEMVQAIAEQEGDRDVLGRYRAAIEAETVAAAGDRWADGRSFTFRRSLDASPEAVWQQWIEPERLARWWAPPSMTVAECVLEPRPGGRAVLEYRDSDGRYRSEGTVHAATEPAQLAFELSVLDAAGVAFFTGHYDMTLTAVPGGTRLQLDLRITDLTVEAVPFIAGIETGWEQVLDNLAAVIGGALGKEEK is encoded by the coding sequence ATGGAACGGATCGCTGCCGCACTCGGGGATGCCGCCCGGTGGCGGCTGGTGGAGTTGCTCGCCGAGCGGCCCCGCACGGTCGGCGAGCTGGCCGAGCTGGCCGGCCTGCGGCAGCCGCAGGCGACGAAGCATCTGCAGACCCTTGCGCGGGCCGGGCTGGTCGCGGTTTTCCCGCTCGGCCAGCGGCGGGTCTACGCCGCCGAGGCCGGCCCGTTGGGGCAGCTCGCGCGACGGGTGCAGGAAATGGTGCAGGCCATCGCCGAACAGGAAGGGGACCGTGACGTCCTCGGCCGGTATCGGGCCGCCATCGAGGCGGAAACCGTTGCGGCAGCAGGAGATCGGTGGGCGGACGGACGTTCCTTCACGTTTCGGCGTTCGCTGGATGCGTCGCCGGAAGCCGTCTGGCAGCAGTGGATCGAGCCGGAGCGTCTGGCGCGCTGGTGGGCTCCTCCGTCGATGACGGTCGCCGAGTGCGTGCTCGAACCCCGGCCGGGTGGCCGGGCGGTGCTCGAATACCGCGACAGCGACGGGCGGTACCGCTCCGAAGGAACGGTCCACGCCGCGACGGAACCCGCTCAGCTCGCGTTCGAGCTGTCGGTGCTGGACGCGGCCGGCGTGGCCTTCTTCACCGGCCACTACGACATGACGCTGACCGCGGTGCCCGGCGGGACCCGGCTGCAGCTGGACCTGCGCATTACCGACCTCACCGTCGAGGCGGTGCCGTTCATCGCCGGGATCGAAACCGGCTGGGAACAAGTGCTCGACAATCTCGCCGCCGTTATCGGGGGCGCTCTGGGAAAGGAAGAGAAATGA
- a CDS encoding dihydrofolate reductase family protein: MTTTRRITANLSLTLDGRYHGPGGPADLSAIVPYAVSETGRNHLTRIWQQATTALLGRGNAEGFVGYWSAVADDETADPRDRGYAKWLTSVEKVVLSTTWTEPPWEHTLVRNAPAADVVAELKAVGEGDILVNSSVSVLKPLLSADLVDRLYLMICPEIAGSGARLFEDGLPGTRWTLADKEIGDLGELSLVYDRVR, encoded by the coding sequence ATGACCACGACCCGAAGAATCACCGCGAACCTGAGCCTCACCCTTGACGGCCGCTACCACGGTCCCGGCGGCCCCGCCGACCTGAGCGCGATCGTGCCGTATGCGGTCAGCGAAACCGGCCGCAACCACCTCACGCGCATCTGGCAGCAGGCGACCACGGCCCTGCTCGGCCGGGGCAACGCGGAGGGATTCGTCGGCTACTGGTCGGCCGTCGCGGACGACGAGACGGCCGATCCCCGTGATCGTGGATACGCGAAATGGCTGACCAGCGTGGAAAAAGTCGTCCTGTCGACCACCTGGACCGAGCCGCCGTGGGAACACACTCTCGTGCGGAACGCCCCCGCCGCCGACGTCGTTGCCGAGCTGAAGGCGGTGGGGGAGGGTGACATCCTGGTGAACAGCAGCGTCAGCGTGCTCAAACCGCTGCTCTCCGCGGATCTGGTCGACCGGCTGTACCTGATGATCTGCCCGGAAATCGCCGGCAGTGGCGCGCGATTGTTCGAGGACGGCCTGCCGGGCACCAGGTGGACGCTCGCCGACAAGGAAATCGGTGATCTGGGCGAACTCTCGCTGGTCTACGACCGCGTGCGCTGA
- the infA gene encoding translation initiation factor IF-1 — translation MAGKSGGIEVEGTVTECLRNATFRVKLENGHHVLAHISGKIRKNYIKILPFDRVLVEISPYDLDRGRILFRYRN, via the coding sequence ATGGCCGGAAAATCCGGAGGAATCGAAGTCGAGGGCACGGTCACCGAATGCCTTCGCAACGCCACCTTCCGGGTGAAACTGGAGAACGGGCACCACGTACTCGCGCACATCAGCGGGAAGATCCGGAAGAATTACATCAAGATCCTGCCCTTCGACCGGGTCCTCGTGGAGATCAGCCCGTACGACCTCGACCGCGGACGGATCCTGTTCCGCTACCGGAACTGA